The following DNA comes from Mycolicibacterium aromaticivorans JS19b1 = JCM 16368.
GGGTCTTGCGCCCGATCATGAAGAGAATCAAGCGGCCGACCGGGATGTTCCCGGTCGGTCTGCTCTTCGGGCTGGGCTTTGACACCGCCACCGAGGTAGCGCTTCTCGCCTTGGCCGGCTCGGGCGCCGCCGCCGGCCTGCCCTGGTATGCCGTGCTCGTGTTGCCGGTGCTGTTCGCCGCCGGCATGAGCGCGATGGACACCGCGGACGGCCTGTTCATGACCGTGGCTTACGACTGGGCCTTCGCCAACCCGATTCGCAAGATCTACTACAACTTCACGATCACCGGTCTATCGGTCGCGGTGGCCCTGTTCATCGGCACGATCGAACTGGTGTCGGTGCTCCATGACGACCTCGGTCTGATCGACCCGGTGACCACATGGATCAGCTCCATCAATCTCAACAATGCCGGCTTCGCGATCGTCGGATTGTTTGCGGTCACGTGGTTGTGCGCCGTCACTTACTGGAAGGTTTCAGGAGTCGAAAAGCGTTGGCAGAGCGCTGCTTCTAGCAATGTTCTGTGACACTCTTATCGGTATCTGGGGCGGCTTGTGGGCGATAAGAAGTCTGGAGGCGGTCGGCCACGCGCGGCGCCGAGGTCACCCGATGGTCAGCCATAGCAAGCTTGCGGTCCCGGCCAGTACGCAATAGATAGCGAACGGTGTGAGAGTGCGAGTTTCGAAGTACCGAGTCAGAAATCGCACCGCAAAGTAGGCCGAGACAAATGAGGCAAGGCTCCCGAGCAAAACCTGGCCGTGAATGCCGTTGCCCAGAGGACCGAACAAATCAGGGATCTTCAGCAGGCCGGCAGCCAAGATTATCGGTGTCGCCAGAAGGAAGGAGAACCGCGCCGCTTCCTCGTGGGACAGTCCGCGCGCCATGCCGGCGACCATGGTGACGCCCGAGCGACTGATGCCGGGCAGCAGTGCCAGAATTTGGGCGCAGCCGACGAGAACGCCGTGCGGTAGTGAAAGTTGGGCGAGCCGATCGTCTACAGCGTTGCCCAGCGAACCGGATTCCCGCTGACCGGCGGAGTCGGCGGAGTTGACGGACGCCAAAGCTGGTGTGCGGCGCCGAATCATCTCGCCGCCGTACAGCACCAGGCCGTTGAGTATCAGAAAGACTGCGGCCGGAACAGGTTTACCCAGCGTTGTGCGGAACACATGCTCGAGCGCAAGACCTGATAACCCCACGGGAATTGTTGCGAGCACGATCAACCATGCCAGCCGCTCCGCCGGAGTCTGGATTCGGCGGTAGCGCACAGACGTGACGAACCCCGACACGATGCGGACCCAGTCACGCCAGAAGAAGACCAGCAGGGCTGCGGCCGTAGCCACATGTAGACCGACAATGAAGGCTAGGTAAGGCGATTCGGGGGTCGAGACATTGAGGTCGGCCGCCCACCTCCCACCGATAATTGCCGGCAGGAGGACCGAGTGACCGAGGCTGGAAACCGGGAACAGTTCGGTGACGCCTTGAAGTGCACCGACTATCAACGCTTCGGCATAGCTCAGGTGTGAACTCATGGAGATGGTTACTTTCGCGTCGGCAGACTGGGTCGGTGGCTAGTCCATGGCGCACATTACCGCGACGCTGCACGCCGAGCCCAAACCTTCTCAGCGGTCTCTCAGTGGCGCTGCTCTGAAATATCTTGGGGACGCCGGTGGTC
Coding sequences within:
- a CDS encoding undecaprenyl-diphosphate phosphatase, whose translation is MSSHLSYAEALIVGALQGVTELFPVSSLGHSVLLPAIIGGRWAADLNVSTPESPYLAFIVGLHVATAAALLVFFWRDWVRIVSGFVTSVRYRRIQTPAERLAWLIVLATIPVGLSGLALEHVFRTTLGKPVPAAVFLILNGLVLYGGEMIRRRTPALASVNSADSAGQRESGSLGNAVDDRLAQLSLPHGVLVGCAQILALLPGISRSGVTMVAGMARGLSHEEAARFSFLLATPIILAAGLLKIPDLFGPLGNGIHGQVLLGSLASFVSAYFAVRFLTRYFETRTLTPFAIYCVLAGTASLLWLTIG